The genome window GCATATTCTTCGTCCATGAGAGGAATGATGTAGCCCACAGCTTTCAGAAAAGCAGCTAGACCCTTTCCACGCTGCTTTCTGGCTCCGGTCCAGAGCGGGTTAAGAATCTCATCGAAACTCTCGATACCGTAAGGATTGGCAGCCTCAGCTAGAGCAGCCACGGCAAGGGCAGTGACGGTTCGGACCTTGGCCTGTTCATCGCTCAGATTGTCCGCAATGCAGTCAACGAGACCTTTCAGGTGAGGTAGAATGGCACAACCCATGAGAATGGGAATCTGTTGGACGATCTTGACTCCGGTATGCCGGGCTTGCCAGGACTTCTTACTGCGACACACAGCACGAAGGAACGGAAGCAGAGCCGGAATACCAAGGGCAGAGGCAACGACGGCAAAGGCCCGGGCAGTTGTGTTCCGGACGTACTCATCCACGTGGTCGATATCGGGACGCATGGTGCTGATCATGGTAGCAAGACCGGCCGCCTTTGCCAAGTTGGAGATGATTTCTCTACCTTCAACACGAGCATAGTAATCCTGGTCGATGAGCAAGGGCTCGATGACGACAAGAATCTTGTGGACGTACGGGCGAACAAGATCATCTAGCTTGTAAAGCACGCGATCAATAACCTTGACCAACAAGTGACGTTCTTGATCTTCGAGTGACTTTTCCATGAGCAGGGGGAGAATCTGGTTGAAAAGAGGACCAGCGCCGAATTGCCGCGCGTTATCTGTGAGTTGACGCAAAGCAGTCTTTCTCATTGGTGGTGTGCCGttcttgaccttgagcaGCAGCCTCATAAtctttctctctttcagTTCCTCTACCGACATCGTGCTCTCATCGCCCCCTTCCATCAATTTGCCAAAGTATGCCATATCTTCGGGCTTGAAGAACTGGAGATCGCCAACACCTGGGATTTCAGTTGGCAGCTGCTTGCCCAATGCGCGGGCACTCTCAGGCTCCTGCATCATAAACCCTCCTACTCCGCCAGCCGCGGGAACAGGAGCTGGGGTTGCCATGAGCTTCCTTGCAGGTGTCCGGATCGGTGCGTATCCCGGCGGGGGCTCGAGAATCTTGTAACCCTCCGAGGGAAGCATCATATCAAGTTCCTCATCGGAGAGAGGGGCGTTCCGACCAGAGATATCAGTTCCAAAACTGGTTGGAATCATAGGTACACCTACTTGAGACGGATGCATTGGCGTCGCGAGTCCCTGATTGCCAACCGGTGTTGCGGCTGTGATTGCTGGAGCTTGATCCCATCTTGATCGCCGTTTGGGAGCCTCTCCGGTGGTGCCAGGGACAGCAGGGGCGGGTGTTTGATCCCATCGCGATCTTTTTGTTTTCGTCTCGGAAGGCTGAGGAGCTTCAGGAACAGCTTCAGTGGGCTCGTTAGATACATCCCACCGCTGCTTGCGCTTTCGTCCCGTGGCGACAGAGACTGTCGAGCCAGCATCGGCATTTTCCTTATCCTCTGACTTCAGAGTGGCCTCATGTTCAGTGACACCGTTCTCGCCACGTGCCTGTTTCTCTGCGATCAGCTTCTGGACacgctcttcttctttctctagTTCACGGAGTGCCATAATTTCACGGTATGTCTGGCCATCTGTCTCCACGTTGGCATGAGTGTTCGCCGCAAAGGGATCAGCCCTGGTTGGCGTCAAAGGGCCTCGATTGAATCGACGCTTTTGATAGTCTGTTTCCCTGTCCGCAATCCTGGCCGCCTTTTCGCGTCCAGTaaggatatcctcctcctcgacgccATTGCCGTGGGCAAGCTCGTCAATCTGATCTTTGGTTGCGGTATACTGACCAACCAGACGGTGACcgccgtcctcgtcttccatttcttcatcaccatcaacagCGATCGACGTGTTATAGCCTGCGTATTTGTCGGGACCCTCGCGGTCGTACAGAGTAGTATCAAAGGTTTCGGTCAGGGAGGCCTTGGTGGAGTTGTCAGTGCGCTGGCTAGACGAATCAAAGGTCCTAGAACCTTTCTTCCCAGCTGTAGCGGCATTCCGCTCAGCTTGGAGTTTGCGAACAGCTTCGAAATCAGCTGCAGAGGCGATCAGCACGGCGTCATCGGTTAGGGGTGGAAGAAACCCACCGTCAGACATGTTGGCAGCTATGAGTAGTCCGCAAATGAGGTAGAGAGTAATATATCTCTAGTACAGGTAGCAGTAGCTACATTCGGATCAGACACCGCGATAACGGTGTGAATGAATGCGGTCTGGGAAGCAACTTGCTGATGGCTTGCGGTCAGAATGTACTGAGCGCAAAAAGGAAGTCGTTCGGGCCACGCTAATTTGACGACTAAGATATGTCATGTGACTATGAGTGGCACAACCTCTTACTCATAGCTGAGTAATCCTCAAACACCAAAGAGCGTTTGTCACTGATATTGCTCGAAGtcaaccatcctctccatgtCCCTCCAGCACTCCTAGAAGAAATTCTCCAAGGACTTGTTTGACTGTCTCTCTTCTTGTCAGGTTATTTGCCCCACTTTCTCTGTGATGTTGCCGCATACATCGCCTGTGTGAGATTCCCACTCACCATAAATACCACTGAATAAGGCTGAGAGACCCCGTGGATTTCGCAAGGGCATTTGGGATGTTACTCTCATCTTAAAGAAACCGCGACTGGGCTTGTATGTACGTAATAAATGGCTGAATTAATTGCTAGTAGTACGGTACAGGTTCGTGAGATCCTAAACCATGCCCTGTAGAAAGGGCGCTGGCATTGGATAATGACCTACACAGGGTCAAAAAAGCCATTGAACAGTTAGTTGGTTCTGATTCGGTGCAAAAGGCAGGAGAGGCTTTTTGAATATGTTACAGGCTCCCACTATTATGTAGTATGGGCACCCTTATTTGCCTTGACTAATCTGGGTTCTCTGTTCCATGGGATCTTGTCATTCCTCTGCATATCGAACTCTGAACAATGACGACGTCCCACGGTCTCCAGAAGGGAATGAAGTCGCAGCTGAAAGGTGTTTCACAGAACTCGTTTGAGGAACAGCTTGCCAAgctgatggcgaagaaagaTGAAAAACGT of Aspergillus fumigatus Af293 chromosome 2, whole genome shotgun sequence contains these proteins:
- a CDS encoding U2 snRNP complex subunit HSH155; protein product: MPLQLGRKASLTETFDTTLYDREGPDKYAGYNTSIAVDGDEEMEDEDGGHRLVGQYTATKDQIDELAHGNGVEEEDILTGREKAARIADRETDYQKRRFNRGPLTPTRADPFAANTHANVETDGQTYREIMALRELEKEEERVQKLIAEKQARGENGVTEHEATLKSEDKENADAGSTVSVATGRKRKQRWDVSNEPTEAVPEAPQPSETKTKRSRWDQTPAPAVPGTTGEAPKRRSRWDQAPAITAATPVGNQGLATPMHPSQVGVPMIPTSFGTDISGRNAPLSDEELDMMLPSEGYKILEPPPGYAPIRTPARKLMATPAPVPAAGGVGGFMMQEPESARALGKQLPTEIPGVGDLQFFKPEDMAYFGKLMEGGDESTMSVEELKERKIMRLLLKVKNGTPPMRKTALRQLTDNARQFGAGPLFNQILPLLMEKSLEDQERHLLVKVIDRVLYKLDDLVRPYVHKILVVIEPLLIDQDYYARVEGREIISNLAKAAGLATMISTMRPDIDHVDEYVRNTTARAFAVVASALGIPALLPFLRAVCRSKKSWQARHTGVKIVQQIPILMGCAILPHLKGLVDCIADNLSDEQAKVRTVTALAVAALAEAANPYGIESFDEILNPLWTGARKQRGKGLAAFLKAVGYIIPLMDEEYANYYTSQIMEILLREFSSPDEEMKKVVLKVVSQCASTDGVTASYLKEHVLNDFFKSFWVRRMALDRRNYRQVVDTTVDLGQKVGVGEILERVVNNLKDESEPYRKMTVETVEKLIAALGAADISERLEERLIDGVLYAFQEQSIEDIVILNGFGTVVNALGTRCKPYLPQIVSTILWRLNNKSATVRQQAADLISRIAMVMKQCGEDALMGKLGIVLYEYLGEEYPEVLGSILGALRSIVTVVGINQMQPPIRDLLPRLTPILRNRHEKVQENTIDLVGRIADRGPESVNAREWMRICFELLDMLKAHKKGIRRAANNTFGFIAKAIGPQDVLATLLNNLRVQERQSRVCTAVAIGIVAETCAPFTVLPALMNEYRVPELNVQNGVLKAMSFLFEYIGEMAKDYVYAVTPLLEDALIDRDQVHRQTAASVVKHIALGVVGLGCEDAMIHLLNLVFPNIFETSPHVIDRVIEAIDAIRMAVGTGVVMNYVWAGLFHPARKVRTPYWRLYNDAYVQSADAMVPYYPDLEDDGLSRPELSIVI